The following are encoded together in the Oryzias melastigma strain HK-1 linkage group LG17, ASM292280v2, whole genome shotgun sequence genome:
- the lrrc24 gene encoding leucine-rich repeat-containing protein 24, with protein sequence MGLLRLPTLVLIISAFIPRRSLSCPSGCRCYSLTVECGSLGIKEVPHGIPSITETIFLQDNTIVQIRLQDLTGLESLHYLYLQNNSISALEPGAFLNQGQLLELALNGNLIHLVTPDMFQGLEHLRILYLAGNQITRIQDYTFRGLQRLQELHLQENSIELLAEHALSGLSSLALLDLSKNHLRTLGASFLKPLVSLQVLRVTENPWRCDCALGWLRTWISEDGQRLLSSAEQRRLMCSEPPRLSHLSLAEVAPNSLVCIPPVVQLEPSHLTVRLGESLRVSCQASGYPQPLVTWKKSSHGKAQLSPRGLFQELGPSGELFRSGAGGVVTALPSSGGIKVGGLGGINGLVRGTEEGAEKDSFDPDMGSGMLFLSNVTVAHAGRYECEAWNPGGVAKVTFHLAVNMSSSSSYTSQFWPRLNTHSYVSSSSSSFYQPDVLDISQEPLYEQDSMDFTALGPATQTAIAIGISLLALTAVLLLIMIYTRHQQYRKEESGSYCANKEESILYVNDYSDGPTTFAQLEEYRDDHGHEMYVLNRAKPVVGSNASRCSMMSGFIQQKGMKEALLDHEMVQTLTRSGGPGLRRNPADGGEGPLTTDPEELFLNQSLLFGSQVAYEIHC encoded by the exons ATGGGCCTCTTGCGGTTACCTACGCTCGTCCTGATTATCTCAGCCTTCATCCCACGGCGGTCCCTGAGCTGTCCCTCCGGATGTCGCTGCTACAGCCTCACAGTGGAGTGTGGGTCGCTCGGGATCAAAGAGGTCCCACACGGCATCCCTTCCATCACCGAG ACCATCTTTCTCCAGGACAACACAATTGTGCAGATCCGTCTTCAGGATCTTACCGGCCTGGAAAGCCTCCATTATCTGTACCTCCAGAATAACAGCATTTCAGCTTTGGAGCCTGGGGCTTTTTTGAACCAAGGACAGTTATTGGAGCTGGCTCTGAATGGCAACCTCATCCACTTGGTCACCCCTGACATGTTTCAGGGTCTTGAGCACCTCCGGATTCTCTACCTTGCTGGAAACCAGATTACCCGAATCCAGGATTACACCTTCAGGGGACTGCAG cGACTGCAGGAGCTTCACCTGCAGGAAAACAGCATAGAGCTGCTGGCAGAGCATGCTCTGTCTGGGCTTTCATCTTTAGCTCTGTTGGACCTCAGCAAAAATCACCTCCGCACACTTGGAGCTTCATTTCTCAAACCACTCGTCAGTCTGCAGGTACTCCGTGTCACAG AGAACCCATGGCGTTGTGATTGCGCTCTCGGCTGGCTCAGGACCTGGATCAGTGAAGACGGACAGCGTTTGTTGAGTTCTGCCGAGCAGCGACGGTTGATGTGCTCAGAGCCACCCCGTCTCTCCCACCTCAGCCTGGCGGAGGTGGCTCCCAACAGTCTGGTCTGTATCCCCCCTGTGGTGCAGCTGGAGCCCAGCCACCTGACTGTGCGACTCGGAGAAAGCCTCAGAGTCTCCTGCCAGGCATCGGGATACCCTCAGCCTCTGGTGACTTGGAAGAAATCTTCTCACGGTAAGGCCCAGCTATCACCTCGGGGACTGTTCCAAGAGCTCGGACCCAGTGGGGAGCTTTTTAGATCCGGAGCAGGTGGAGTGGTGACAGCTCTGCCCAGCAGTGGAGGAATCAAGGTGGGAGGTCTTGGAGGAATCAATGGGCTTGTGCGTGGAACTGAGGAAGGAGCTGAAAAGGACAGCTTTGATCCAGACATGGGCAGTGGCATGCTGTTCCTCAGTAATGTGACAGTGGCACACGCTGGCCGCTATGAATGTGAGGCATGGAACCCAGGAGGTGTGGCAAAGGTTACTTTTCACCTGGCGGTCAAcatgtcttcctcctcctcctacaCATCCCAGTTCTGGCCTCGTTTGAACACTCACTCCTACGTTTCCTCTTCATCTAGCTCCTTTTATCAACCGGACGTTCTTGACATTAGCCAGGAACCTTTATATGAGCAGGACAGCATGGACTTCACCGCTCTTGGCCCAGCCACACAGACAGCCATCGCCATCGGCATCTCCTTGCTGGCGCTTACCGCCGTCCTTCTCCTCATAATGATCTACACTCGGCACCAGCAGTATCGCAAAGAGGAGAGCGGCTCGTACTGCGCAAATAAAGAGGAGAGCATCCTCTACGTGAATGACTACTCTGATGGACCTACTACCTTTGCGCAGCTCGAGGAGTATCGGGATGACCACGGTCACGAGATGTACGTTCTCAACCGGGCCAAGCCGGTCGTGGGTTCCAACGCATCCAGATGTTCCATGATGAGTGGATTCATTCAGCAGAAGGGCATGAAGGAAGCCCTTCTGGACCATGAAATGGTGCAGACACTAACCAGATCAGGAGGACCAGGGCTTCGCAGAAACCCAGCGGACGGAGGTGAAGGGCCCTTAACGACGGATCCAGAGGAGCTCTTTCTCAACCAGAGTCTCCTCTTTGGATCACAGGTTGCCTATGAGATCCACTGTTAA